The stretch of DNA TACAACCTAATAGGCTCCTACCCCCAATATGAGTTAGGTCTCAACTCGCTTTTCCATTCCAAACTCCCTCTCAACCTAGTTGTACCAATCGCTCACACATTCGATAAATTTCCGTTGTCGACTCGACAAATTTAATTCGTTTTCTTAGTTAAACGAAAAGCCTTAAGGTTCGCCCCGAAGCAAGCAAAGAGCCTCAGAAAAACTGAAAGCTCAGCTAACAACTCATTTATTTGCAGTTACCAATCAGGTATTAACTAAGGAAACGCCATGCGTATCGCAATTCTTTCTCGCAACGAAAACCTATACTCTACTTCTCGCTTAAAAGCGGCTGGAGAAGCTCGTGGTCACCAGGTCGATGTTATCGACACGCTGCACTGTGATATAGATATCGCGAGTAACAATCCGAAGATTCGCTACATGGGTGAAGAGCTACCTCAATACGATGCTGTTATTCCACGTATTGGCGCTTCCATTACCTTTTACGGCACTGCGGTTGTTCGCCAATTCGAAATGATGGGCACTTTTTGTATCAATGAGTCAGTAGCAATCAGTCGTTCTCGCGACAAACTGCGCTCACTACAGCTGTTGTCTCGTAAAGGTATTGGCTTACCAAAAACTGGTTTCGCTAGCCGCCCAGACAAGATTCAAGACTTGATCAAAAACGTAGGTGGCGCGCCACTGGTTATCAAGCTTCTTGAAGGTACTCAAGGTATCGGCGTGGTTCTAGCAGAAACAAACAAAGCAGCTGAAAGCGTTATCGAAGCATTCATGGGCCTAAAAGCGAACATCTTGGTTCAAGAGTTCATTGAAGAAGCTAATGGCGCAGACATTCGTTGTTTTGTTGTGGGTAACAAGGTTATTGCAGCAATGAAACGCCAAGCTGGTGAGGGTGAATTCCGCTCTAACCTGCACCGTGGCGGTACAGCTCAATTGGTTAAACTAACCAAAGAAGAGCGCGCTACAGCGATCAATGCAGCTAAAATCATGGGGTTAAACCTATGTGGTGTCGATATTCTACAATCTAAGAATGGCCCTGTTGTAATGGAAGTGAACTCTTCTCCAGGCCTAGAAGGTATCGAGAAAGCGACAGGTAAAGATGTAGCAGACATGATTTTCGGATTTATCGAGAAAAATGCAAAACCAAACGCTAACCGTACTCGTGGCAAAGGCTGATTAAACGCCGTTTACTCATGATTGGAAAAAACATGAACAATAAAATGATCATAGGGAATACAGAAGCACTTTGCTTACCAGAGTTAGGGATAACTGGACTACATACGCGTGTTGATACAGGGGCTCAAACCTCTTCTCTACACGTAGACAATCTACTATGTGTAAAAACAGATGGTGAAAACTTCGTTGAGTTCGATCTTCACCCAGACGTTTACCACCTAGAAGAGACAGTACGCTGCAAGGCGAAGCTGAAAACGAGTAAAAGAATCAAATCATCGAACGGCGAAGTTGAACACCGTTGTGTGATTGAAACCATGCTAAAAATCGGCGGTCAGGAATGGCCTATCGATATCACACTAAGCAACCGTCAAGATATGACTTATATGATGCTGCTTGGTCGTCAAGGCATGAGTGACAAAGTGATTGTTGACCCAGCGGGCGAATTTCTAATTTCTCACTAATTGAACTGCTCCACAGCTCAAATAGTGAGTCAACAACGCGTATTAATAAAGGCCAGTCTTTGAGACTGGCCTTTATTATTTATGGCGATTTTTTTTATCTTTAAACCCAAACCGCCAAACAGATTTTACCAAACCTTTGAGTTTGATTTTAGTCACTCGCCAATGTGTCACTGGTCTTCTTGGCGCACTCATCAGCAGATGTTCAAACGCTTGCTCACTCAAGTTCACTTGTCCCCCATGCGCCACCAGCAAGGTGTCGAGCTGCATTTCATAGATACGAGATACCGACTCTCGATACTTATTGGGATGAAAAATTGGGAAAGGCGGAATCAGCTTCTTTTTGACCTCGACCATCAAGTCCGCCACATAAGCAACGCTGTGTGATGGGCAATAGACAGAGAGATCTCTATCGGTATGGCCTGGCGTTTCCAGAACCAACCAATCATCAAAGCCAGGAATGCTATCACCATCCGACAGCTTGTAATCCGGCTTCAACTTTCTTGAATACCACAGATTTGCTTTGGGCTTGCCCAATCGGTTCGCCATCCACCGTGCTAATGCCAAATCGGTCAAATGCATCAATATGCCATCGATGCCGTGGTACCAATCCTTATCTCGATTTGCTGCCACCAAATTACAATTCGTCAGCTTTCTGAGCTTGTGCGCTGCCCCTGCGTGATCTGGATGCATGTGCGTCACAACCACTGTGTGTAGGTCGCTAAATTCACGGCCAAGATCATCTTCAATGAAAACTTTAAGATGGGGAATATCCGCTCGGCACGCACCATCAAGTAACAACAACCTGTCAGGGTACTCTACGAGATACATGTCTTGGATATAGCCTTTGATGGTATGAAGTTGCAAAACCGTATTCCTATTCGTTATTCCTGCCGTTCAGAACAAATTAACAGTTCAGCAACAAGTGGTCTAACCAGAATATAGCAAAGATCAACGAAATGTGGTTTTGTGAGTTCAAAATTACTGACACTGATAACAAAAAGATGAACCTGTTACTCGAAAAAGGTAATCACAATATTACAACCCCTTCATCATTATGATTTTTAAGAACTAAATTCAATTTAACTGATTATCAATACGTATTGATATGAATAGGTTAAAGCTAATTATCAAATTTCTTTTGAAAGTGTAACAAATACAACGCTGTTGATGATTGTTAACCCATTGGTAACATTTGCGTAAATTATCAAGGGAAAGAAAATGAAAAAAACAATAATCTACACCGTACTAGCGAGCGCAATTTTGTCTACTTATGCACATGCAGAGACAAAGATCACTCCAAAACAAGCTACCGTGGTCGCGACCATGACTGAACGCCCAGGTAACCCTTCGGTTACACCAGATGGGCGTTTATTGTTAAGCGTTCATCCGCTCGATCATCCAACGACTAAAGTCATCGAGTTAAGCGTGGCTGGAAATCAAACGCCATACCCGACGATGAAATATGCACAAGGTGAAAACTCTCAATTTAAGGCTGTCATTGCCATTCGTACCGATGATAACGGAGTCGCGTGGATTCTCGATCTGGCAACTCATACCATAACGGGCTGGGATACTCGCAATGAAGCATTAGTAAAAACGATAAAAATACCTGCCTCTGTTCTAAAACCGACAAGCTTCCTACAAGACTTTGCTCTAGACCAAAAAAGACAACGTATTATCATCGCTGATATGACCCAGAACGATCTAAAAAGTGAAGCCATTCCAGCCTTTGTAACGGTTGACCTAAAGACGGGAGAAGCGATTCGAGTGGCAGAAAACCACCCTTCTATGAAGGCCGACAGTAAAACTGGTTTTGCGTTAAACCCAATCACGATAGATCCATCTTACGAATGGGTCTATTTCGGAGCTGTCAACGGACGCACTATTTATCGAGTGAAAGCGAGTGAGTTCGATAACGATGGAAAGACTGTCGCAGACAATATTAAAAGATACGCAGACAAACCTTATTCAGATGGTATTACTGTAGACAGTGCTCAGAACGTTTATGTTACGGATATTGAGAACAATGCAATTGGTGTGTCCACACCAAAAGGGTACCGAATTATTGCGACGCTGTCAGAGAACCAAACTTGGCCTGATGGCATGTCATTTGGTCCTGATGGTTATGTTTATGTAACTGTCAATCAGCTGAACCGAACCGCAGCTTTAAATAACGGCAAAGATACTGGCATCAGACCATTCGAAGTCGTAAAAATCAAAGCACTGGCGACAGGAACGACCGGCCGATAATCAAACGAAAGTGAGCCTTTTATACTGGCTCACTTTCCTTTCTGAAGAGCCCCTTCCCTATTTCTACGAGCAAACGAAAGACATTTATCGTAACGACAAAACATGTGATTTGGTGACCTAAGTTATTCGGACTATATATGCGCCTCTAATTTATTGTCTGAGTGCTATACATGAACCAATTGATCGATGCTCTTTCTACCCAAGGTTACTTTGTTTGGGATGACTTCTTAACTCACGAAGAAGTGGTGGCATTGAGGGATTGCATTCCAGAGAACTGGAAAAAGGCTAGGATCGGCCGTAACGATGACGTAGCACGAGAAGCAACGATTCGTAGTGACAAAATTCAGTGGGTACGCCGTGATATGGGCGAACCAGCATCTCTGTTCCTAGACAAAATGGAACAAATTCGTTTAGAGGCAAACCAAGCGTTCTTTTTAGGTCTGTTCGAATACGAAGCGCACTTTGCAAAATATGAAAAAGGTGACTTTTACCAGAAGCACTTAGACTGCTTCAAAGGCAACGAAAACCGCCGCCTGACCACAGTATTCTACATGAATGACGAATGGTCTGAGGAAGACGCAGGGGAGCTCGTGGTTTACGATTTAAAAGACAATCACATCGCGACCATTCCACCAAAGGGTGGTCGACTGTTGGTATTCTTGTCTGAACAGTTCCCACACGAGGTACTGCCAACCAACACAGAGCGATTCAGTATCGCGGGTTGGTTCCGTATTAACGGTGTGAAAGACAACCAATTGGACATCGCACACTAAAT from Vibrio splendidus encodes:
- a CDS encoding MBL fold metallo-hydrolase, whose product is MQLHTIKGYIQDMYLVEYPDRLLLLDGACRADIPHLKVFIEDDLGREFSDLHTVVVTHMHPDHAGAAHKLRKLTNCNLVAANRDKDWYHGIDGILMHLTDLALARWMANRLGKPKANLWYSRKLKPDYKLSDGDSIPGFDDWLVLETPGHTDRDLSVYCPSHSVAYVADLMVEVKKKLIPPFPIFHPNKYRESVSRIYEMQLDTLLVAHGGQVNLSEQAFEHLLMSAPRRPVTHWRVTKIKLKGLVKSVWRFGFKDKKNRHK
- a CDS encoding 2OG-Fe(II) oxygenase produces the protein MNQLIDALSTQGYFVWDDFLTHEEVVALRDCIPENWKKARIGRNDDVAREATIRSDKIQWVRRDMGEPASLFLDKMEQIRLEANQAFFLGLFEYEAHFAKYEKGDFYQKHLDCFKGNENRRLTTVFYMNDEWSEEDAGELVVYDLKDNHIATIPPKGGRLLVFLSEQFPHEVLPTNTERFSIAGWFRINGVKDNQLDIAH
- the rimK gene encoding 30S ribosomal protein S6--L-glutamate ligase, which produces MRIAILSRNENLYSTSRLKAAGEARGHQVDVIDTLHCDIDIASNNPKIRYMGEELPQYDAVIPRIGASITFYGTAVVRQFEMMGTFCINESVAISRSRDKLRSLQLLSRKGIGLPKTGFASRPDKIQDLIKNVGGAPLVIKLLEGTQGIGVVLAETNKAAESVIEAFMGLKANILVQEFIEEANGADIRCFVVGNKVIAAMKRQAGEGEFRSNLHRGGTAQLVKLTKEERATAINAAKIMGLNLCGVDILQSKNGPVVMEVNSSPGLEGIEKATGKDVADMIFGFIEKNAKPNANRTRGKG
- a CDS encoding ATP-dependent zinc protease is translated as MNNKMIIGNTEALCLPELGITGLHTRVDTGAQTSSLHVDNLLCVKTDGENFVEFDLHPDVYHLEETVRCKAKLKTSKRIKSSNGEVEHRCVIETMLKIGGQEWPIDITLSNRQDMTYMMLLGRQGMSDKVIVDPAGEFLISH
- a CDS encoding L-dopachrome tautomerase-related protein translates to MKKTIIYTVLASAILSTYAHAETKITPKQATVVATMTERPGNPSVTPDGRLLLSVHPLDHPTTKVIELSVAGNQTPYPTMKYAQGENSQFKAVIAIRTDDNGVAWILDLATHTITGWDTRNEALVKTIKIPASVLKPTSFLQDFALDQKRQRIIIADMTQNDLKSEAIPAFVTVDLKTGEAIRVAENHPSMKADSKTGFALNPITIDPSYEWVYFGAVNGRTIYRVKASEFDNDGKTVADNIKRYADKPYSDGITVDSAQNVYVTDIENNAIGVSTPKGYRIIATLSENQTWPDGMSFGPDGYVYVTVNQLNRTAALNNGKDTGIRPFEVVKIKALATGTTGR